The following proteins are co-located in the Methylomonas sp. 11b genome:
- a CDS encoding outer membrane protein assembly factor BamD, producing the protein MRLVLVKTVFIASLAWMLQGCETLDAFMSKDSSAGKEEEYAGWDDKMFHEKAKEALDNKNYQKAVTLYEALESRYPFGDYAAQAQLNVAYAYYKNDDPEAGLAAADRFIKIHPRNPNVDYAYYLKGLINYNRGIGFIDRFLPTDSSQRDPGPAKDSYDNFQELIRRYPNSQYVADAKLRMIALRNNMAMYEVHVADFYMRRKAYVAAVNRANHIIKEYQRTPAVPFALQIMQDGYRQLGMDELAADAERIYTLNYPAGAPQANYKDEGAIQKVWDAMGLDK; encoded by the coding sequence ATGCGATTAGTTTTAGTAAAAACCGTTTTTATCGCCAGTCTGGCTTGGATGCTGCAAGGCTGCGAAACCCTGGACGCCTTTATGAGCAAGGATTCTTCCGCCGGCAAAGAGGAAGAGTACGCCGGCTGGGATGACAAGATGTTTCATGAAAAAGCCAAGGAAGCGCTGGACAATAAAAACTACCAAAAAGCCGTTACCCTCTACGAAGCCCTGGAATCGAGGTATCCGTTCGGCGATTACGCGGCTCAGGCGCAATTAAATGTTGCGTATGCTTACTATAAAAACGACGATCCGGAAGCGGGCTTGGCCGCTGCCGACCGCTTCATTAAAATCCATCCGCGTAACCCAAATGTAGATTATGCCTATTACTTGAAAGGCCTGATCAATTACAACCGCGGCATCGGCTTTATTGATCGCTTCCTGCCCACTGACTCGTCACAGCGTGATCCCGGCCCCGCCAAGGATTCTTACGATAATTTTCAAGAGCTGATTCGGCGCTACCCCAACAGCCAGTACGTCGCCGACGCCAAACTGCGGATGATCGCACTCCGTAACAATATGGCAATGTACGAAGTCCATGTCGCCGACTTTTACATGCGCCGTAAAGCCTATGTCGCCGCTGTAAATCGTGCCAATCACATCATCAAGGAATATCAACGCACTCCGGCAGTGCCGTTTGCCTTGCAAATCATGCAGGACGGCTATCGGCAGCTGGGTATGGACGAATTGGCCGCCGATGCTGAACGGATTTACACCTTGAATTACCCGGCCGGTGCGCCGCAAGCCAATTACAAGGATGAAGGCGCCATTCAAAAAGTGTGGGACGCCATGGGTCTGGATAAATAA
- the trmB gene encoding tRNA (guanosine(46)-N7)-methyltransferase TrmB, which yields MIELQKIDPTRIKSFIRRQGRATAGQKLALESHWDKYCLSPQADFDAERAFGRQAPLIVEIGFGNGDSLAAMAAANPDLNYLGIEVHRPGVGHLMMLLEQRGINNVRIYHHDAIEILEQKIADHSLAGVHLFFPDPWQKRRHHKRRIVRPSFVELLNKKLLAGGYFHAATDWEHYAKDMLGILSAGTGLQNSSSSNDFCERPIYRPLTKFENRGLGLGHGVWDLIFRKV from the coding sequence ATGATTGAACTCCAAAAAATCGACCCTACCCGAATCAAAAGCTTCATCCGCCGCCAAGGCCGCGCTACCGCCGGCCAAAAGCTGGCACTGGAAAGCCATTGGGATAAGTATTGCCTATCGCCGCAAGCTGATTTTGATGCCGAGCGAGCCTTTGGTCGGCAGGCGCCGTTGATCGTCGAGATCGGTTTCGGTAACGGCGACAGTCTGGCGGCGATGGCGGCAGCCAATCCGGATTTGAACTATTTAGGCATCGAAGTACATCGGCCCGGCGTCGGACATTTAATGATGTTGCTGGAACAGCGCGGCATTAACAATGTACGGATTTACCATCACGATGCCATCGAGATTCTGGAGCAAAAAATCGCCGACCACAGCCTGGCCGGTGTGCATTTGTTCTTCCCCGATCCCTGGCAAAAGCGCCGCCATCACAAACGCCGCATCGTCCGTCCCAGTTTCGTGGAATTGCTGAACAAAAAATTGCTGGCCGGCGGCTATTTTCACGCCGCCACCGATTGGGAGCATTACGCCAAAGATATGCTGGGGATTTTGTCGGCGGGCACCGGTTTGCAAAACAGCAGCTCCAGCAACGATTTCTGCGAGCGGCCTATTTATCGGCCCTTAACCAAGTTCGAAAACCGTGGTTTGGGTTTGGGTCACGGGGTTTGGGATTTGATTTTTCGCAAGGTTTAA
- a CDS encoding (2Fe-2S)-binding protein → MNAVQPNTENNVLCYCSGTTEQQIKALLAEGIVDPERISRITGAASGCGGCEFELQQLIFDHT, encoded by the coding sequence ATGAACGCCGTTCAACCAAACACTGAGAACAATGTGCTTTGCTATTGCAGCGGCACCACCGAGCAGCAAATCAAAGCCCTGCTAGCCGAGGGTATCGTCGATCCCGAAAGAATCTCCCGCATCACCGGCGCTGCGTCGGGATGCGGTGGTTGCGAGTTCGAATTGCAGCAACTTATATTCGATCATACTTAA
- a CDS encoding DUF2058 domain-containing protein, whose protein sequence is MKKPQTLSLQEQLLKSGLSNDAKLKQVKAEKRKQGKLERNNGVEIVDEVKLSAEQLRQQQVERDRELNRQRKLAEEQKALGAQIKQIVDMNRIAQDVNGLAYNFTDDNKVKTLYVAEKVREAMINGRAGIAKIDGHYEIVPAEVARKVQARDKASIVVLNEATQDVAAADDPYAEFQIPDDLMW, encoded by the coding sequence ATGAAAAAACCGCAAACCCTATCCCTGCAAGAACAACTGCTTAAATCCGGTCTAAGTAACGACGCCAAGCTCAAACAAGTCAAAGCCGAGAAGCGCAAGCAAGGCAAGCTGGAACGCAATAATGGCGTCGAAATCGTCGATGAGGTCAAACTCAGCGCGGAACAACTGCGCCAGCAACAAGTAGAGCGCGACCGCGAACTGAATCGGCAACGCAAGCTGGCCGAGGAACAAAAAGCCCTGGGCGCGCAAATCAAGCAAATCGTCGACATGAACCGTATCGCTCAGGACGTAAACGGCTTGGCTTACAACTTCACCGACGACAACAAAGTCAAAACCCTATACGTGGCTGAAAAAGTGCGGGAGGCCATGATCAACGGCCGGGCCGGCATCGCCAAAATAGACGGACATTACGAGATTGTGCCGGCGGAAGTTGCCCGTAAAGTACAGGCGCGGGATAAAGCTAGTATTGTGGTGTTGAACGAAGCGACGCAAGACGTGGCGGCCGCCGACGATCCTTATGCGGAGTTTCAGATTCCGGACGATTTGATGTGGTGA